The following are from one region of the Streptomyces changanensis genome:
- a CDS encoding cation:proton antiporter, with amino-acid sequence MHDTTALLIELGAIILGLGLIGRFAERVGLSPVPLYLLAGLAFGKGGVLPLEASEDFIAVGAEIGVILLLLLLGLEYSAGELVSSLRTQYPAGAVDFVLNALPGAAAALLLGWGPVAAVALAGVTWISSSGVIAKVLADLGRLGNRETPAVLGILVIEDLSMAVYLPLLTTLVAGVGLVAGGATLLIALGTVTVVLYLALRHGRHISRAVSSDNPEMLLLVVLGLALLVAGVAQRLQVSAAVGAFLVGIALSGEVAEDARKLLAPLRDLFAAVFFLFFGLSTVPSAIPPVLLPALLLAAVTALTKIYTGWYAARRARVGPRGRLRAGGALVARGEFSVVIAGLTVATEPRIGPFAAAYVLILVLVGPFAARWTQPAFHALR; translated from the coding sequence GTGCACGACACCACCGCGCTCCTCATCGAACTCGGAGCGATCATCCTCGGACTCGGACTGATCGGACGGTTCGCGGAGCGCGTGGGACTCTCCCCGGTCCCGCTCTACCTCCTCGCCGGGCTCGCCTTCGGCAAGGGCGGCGTCCTCCCGCTCGAAGCCAGCGAGGACTTCATCGCCGTCGGCGCCGAGATCGGCGTCATCCTGCTGCTGCTCCTCCTCGGCCTGGAGTACAGCGCCGGGGAGCTCGTCAGCAGCCTGCGCACCCAGTACCCGGCCGGTGCGGTCGACTTCGTCCTCAACGCCCTGCCCGGCGCGGCCGCCGCGCTCCTCCTCGGCTGGGGGCCCGTCGCCGCCGTGGCGCTCGCCGGGGTCACCTGGATCTCCTCCTCCGGCGTCATCGCCAAGGTCCTCGCCGACCTCGGCCGGCTCGGCAACCGCGAGACGCCCGCCGTCCTCGGCATCCTCGTCATCGAGGACCTGTCCATGGCCGTCTACCTGCCCCTGCTCACCACCCTGGTCGCCGGCGTCGGCCTGGTCGCGGGCGGCGCCACCCTGCTGATCGCGCTCGGCACGGTCACCGTCGTGCTGTACCTGGCGCTGCGCCACGGCCGGCACATCAGCCGCGCCGTCTCCTCCGACAACCCCGAGATGCTGCTACTGGTCGTCCTCGGCCTGGCGCTGCTCGTCGCCGGGGTCGCGCAGCGCCTCCAGGTCTCCGCCGCGGTGGGCGCCTTCCTCGTCGGCATCGCCCTGTCGGGCGAGGTCGCCGAGGACGCCCGCAAGCTCCTCGCCCCCCTGCGCGACCTGTTCGCCGCCGTCTTCTTCCTCTTCTTCGGGCTGTCGACGGTGCCCTCCGCCATCCCGCCCGTCCTGCTGCCCGCGCTGCTCCTCGCCGCCGTCACCGCCCTCACCAAGATCTACACCGGCTGGTACGCGGCGAGACGCGCCCGCGTCGGCCCGCGCGGCCGGCTGCGGGCCGGCGGGGCGCTGGTCGCGCGCGGCGAGTTCTCCGTGGTGATCGCCGGGCTCACGGTGGCCACCGAGCCGAGGATCGGCCCGTTCGCCGCCGCGTACGTGCTGATCCTCGTCCTCGTCGGCCCGTTCGCCGCCCGCTGGACGCAGCCCGCGTTCCACGCCCTGCGCTGA
- a CDS encoding YihY/virulence factor BrkB family protein yields the protein MQAAKETPESAGGSAGSPGPAGPSASTGRLHRARVLYRNVSKRKMAWLLLKDTVNSCIEYRILGLAAEAAFFTLLSLPPLMLGLLGLLGYIDEWTNTTTVASIEGNILGAVGTVLSDRGVNDIAKPLLEDVTQGGRPDVISIGFAIALWSGSRAVNVFVDTITVMYGLDGHRGIVATRLLAFLLYIVALLIGAVVLPLAVVGPDRVVELVPWGTEVVSVLYWPVMILLSVAFLTTLYHVSVPVRSPWIEDVPGALVAFVMWVLGSFLLRIYLTSQVEGPTIYGSLATPIAVLLWIGISAFAVLVGAAVNAAIDRVWPSVATAAARAENERVRAKEAAALLARVRATEGDRDPDDPDMPSEFPERWSRFLPPDDVKARLQWEKAEKERQPKEKQARDKAREESSKGRPPEDKLPKGELPPDAPVRRAPAGRPPAPGGARPGTGGPSRGPAHDAHGGPAHGPHGGGPTGPWGPR from the coding sequence GTGCAGGCAGCGAAGGAAACACCCGAGTCGGCCGGGGGGTCCGCCGGAAGTCCGGGCCCCGCGGGACCGAGCGCGTCCACGGGCCGGCTCCACCGGGCCAGGGTCCTCTACCGCAACGTCTCGAAGCGCAAGATGGCCTGGCTCCTGCTGAAGGACACCGTCAACTCGTGCATCGAGTACCGCATCCTGGGCCTCGCCGCCGAGGCCGCGTTCTTCACGCTGCTGTCCCTGCCGCCGCTGATGCTCGGCCTGCTCGGCCTGCTCGGCTACATCGACGAATGGACCAACACCACCACCGTCGCCTCCATCGAGGGGAACATCCTCGGCGCGGTCGGCACCGTTCTGTCGGACCGGGGCGTCAACGACATCGCCAAGCCGCTCCTGGAGGACGTCACCCAGGGCGGCCGGCCCGACGTCATCTCGATCGGTTTCGCCATAGCGCTGTGGTCCGGCTCCCGGGCGGTGAACGTCTTCGTCGACACCATCACCGTCATGTACGGACTCGACGGCCACCGGGGGATCGTCGCCACGCGGCTGCTCGCCTTCCTCCTCTACATCGTCGCGCTCCTGATCGGAGCGGTGGTCCTGCCGCTCGCGGTCGTCGGCCCCGACCGGGTGGTCGAGCTGGTGCCCTGGGGGACGGAAGTGGTCTCCGTCCTGTACTGGCCGGTCATGATCCTGCTGTCCGTGGCGTTCCTGACGACCCTGTACCACGTGTCCGTGCCGGTCAGGTCGCCGTGGATCGAGGACGTGCCGGGGGCGCTCGTGGCGTTCGTCATGTGGGTGCTGGGCAGCTTCCTGCTCCGCATCTACCTGACGAGCCAGGTGGAGGGGCCCACCATCTACGGCTCCCTCGCCACGCCCATCGCGGTGCTGCTGTGGATCGGCATCTCGGCGTTCGCGGTCCTCGTCGGGGCGGCCGTCAACGCCGCCATCGACCGGGTGTGGCCGTCCGTCGCCACGGCGGCCGCCCGCGCGGAGAACGAACGCGTCCGGGCCAAGGAGGCGGCCGCGCTGCTCGCCCGGGTCCGGGCCACCGAGGGGGACCGGGACCCCGACGACCCGGACATGCCGTCGGAGTTCCCGGAGCGCTGGTCGCGATTCCTCCCCCCGGACGACGTGAAGGCGCGCCTGCAGTGGGAGAAGGCGGAGAAGGAGCGGCAGCCCAAGGAAAAACAGGCCAGGGACAAGGCGCGGGAGGAGTCGTCGAAGGGCAGGCCGCCGGAGGACAAGCTGCCCAAGGGGGAGCTGCCGCCCGACGCGCCGGTCCGGCGCGCGCCCGCCGGACGGCCGCCGGCCCCCGGCGGGGCCCGGCCCGGCACGGGCGGCCCGTCCCGCGGCCCGGCGCACGACGCGCACGGCGGCCCGGCGCACGGCCCGCACGGCGGTGGGCCGACCGGTCCGTGGGGGCCGCGCTGA
- a CDS encoding helix-turn-helix domain-containing protein, translated as MGAALSGGYRERPARLDGAVVWTVPGGRPPGAASPVLPDGCMDLLWNDGRLLVAGPDTRAHAPGGGVGPWAGVRFAPGDAPTLLGVPARVLRDRCVDLADLWPADRVRRLTARVARAAGADPAGALEEAAVALAADAPRPDPLLRAVTARLDAGWSVAATADATGLGPRTLHRRSLDAFGYGPKTLARILRLRRALRLVDAGTPYAAVAVRAGYADQPHLAREVRALTGRPLSAYAASANSSTPRPSGSSTTA; from the coding sequence GTGGGGGCCGCGCTGAGCGGCGGGTACCGGGAGCGCCCCGCCCGGCTGGACGGCGCCGTCGTGTGGACCGTGCCCGGGGGACGGCCGCCCGGGGCGGCCTCACCCGTCCTGCCCGACGGCTGCATGGATCTGCTGTGGAACGACGGGCGGCTCCTCGTCGCCGGCCCGGACACGCGCGCCCACGCCCCCGGCGGCGGGGTCGGCCCCTGGGCGGGGGTGAGGTTCGCGCCAGGCGACGCGCCCACCCTGCTCGGCGTCCCGGCCCGCGTACTGCGCGACCGGTGCGTGGACCTGGCCGACCTGTGGCCCGCCGACCGCGTCCGGCGGCTGACCGCGCGGGTGGCGCGCGCCGCCGGGGCGGACCCGGCCGGCGCGCTGGAGGAGGCGGCCGTGGCCCTCGCCGCCGACGCGCCCCGCCCCGACCCGCTCCTGCGGGCCGTCACCGCCCGGCTGGACGCCGGGTGGAGCGTGGCGGCGACGGCCGACGCGACGGGGCTGGGGCCCCGCACGCTGCACCGCCGCTCGCTCGACGCCTTCGGGTACGGCCCGAAGACGCTGGCGCGGATCCTGCGGCTGCGCCGGGCGCTGCGGCTGGTGGACGCGGGGACGCCGTACGCGGCGGTGGCGGTGCGCGCCGGGTACGCCGACCAGCCGCACCTGGCCCGCGAGGTGCGCGCCCTGACCGGGAGGCCCCTGTCGGCCTACGCGGCGTCGGCGAACAGCTCCACGCCGCGCCCGTCCGGGTCGAGCACCACCGCGTAG
- a CDS encoding VOC family protein has translation MTPTPRLDAVGLVVSDMAATLAFYRRLGLAVPRDADSAPHAEAVLPGGLRVLWDTEETVRSYDPDRPRVTAGDRIALAFRCSGPQEVDAVYGELVAAGYRGHLEPWDAVWGQRYAVVLDPDGRGVELFADAA, from the coding sequence ATGACTCCCACACCCCGTCTCGACGCGGTCGGCCTCGTCGTCTCCGACATGGCCGCGACCCTCGCCTTCTACCGACGCCTCGGCCTGGCCGTCCCCCGGGACGCCGACTCCGCCCCGCACGCGGAGGCGGTCCTTCCGGGCGGCCTGCGCGTCCTGTGGGACACCGAGGAGACGGTCCGCTCCTACGACCCCGACCGGCCCCGGGTGACCGCGGGCGACCGGATCGCGCTGGCGTTCCGCTGCTCCGGCCCCCAGGAGGTGGACGCGGTGTACGGGGAACTGGTGGCCGCCGGGTACCGGGGCCACCTGGAGCCGTGGGACGCCGTGTGGGGGCAGCGCTACGCGGTGGTGCTCGACCCGGACGGGCGCGGCGTGGAGCTGTTCGCCGACGCCGCGTAG
- a CDS encoding class I SAM-dependent methyltransferase, with product MTQGLMSRRLTAERAGEWIRRWDLQQQRYACDREARFTVIADVVEAATAGVPRPLVADLGCGPGSLAARLAGRLPHAEVVGVDADPLLLALGRAHHGASVRFADVTIGAPGWLASLRLGRPLDAVVSATALHYLPEPALLSVYEQLRRSLRPGGVLVNGDHLFQEDPAVAALADVVGRRHAERHGADAHEDWRGWWAAARSAPELAAPLAERARRGPGAGGDNGLTLQRHVELLRKAGFGAAGPVWQYGPSCVLVAAHA from the coding sequence ATGACCCAAGGGTTGATGTCGCGACGGCTGACGGCCGAGCGGGCGGGCGAGTGGATCCGCCGGTGGGATCTGCAGCAGCAGCGGTACGCGTGTGACCGTGAGGCCCGCTTCACGGTGATCGCCGACGTGGTGGAGGCGGCGACCGCGGGGGTGCCCCGCCCGCTGGTCGCCGACCTCGGCTGCGGTCCCGGCTCCCTCGCCGCCCGCCTGGCGGGGCGGCTGCCGCACGCCGAGGTGGTCGGCGTGGACGCCGACCCGCTGCTGCTGGCGCTGGGCCGGGCGCACCACGGCGCTTCGGTACGGTTCGCCGACGTGACGATCGGGGCGCCCGGCTGGCTGGCCTCGCTGCGGCTGGGCCGGCCGCTGGACGCCGTGGTGTCGGCGACGGCGCTGCACTACCTGCCGGAACCGGCGCTGCTGTCGGTGTACGAGCAGCTGCGCCGGTCGCTGCGGCCCGGCGGGGTGCTGGTCAACGGCGACCACCTGTTCCAGGAGGACCCGGCGGTGGCGGCGCTGGCCGACGTGGTGGGGCGCCGCCACGCCGAGCGGCACGGGGCGGACGCGCACGAGGACTGGCGGGGCTGGTGGGCCGCCGCGCGGTCCGCGCCGGAACTGGCCGCTCCGCTGGCCGAGCGCGCCCGGCGCGGTCCCGGCGCGGGCGGGGACAACGGGCTGACGCTGCAGCGGCACGTGGAGCTGCTGCGCAAGGCGGGCTTCGGCGCCGCGGGCCCGGTCTGGCAGTACGGCCCGAGCTGTGTGCTGGTGGCCGCACACGCGTGA